Genomic segment of Benincasa hispida cultivar B227 chromosome 1, ASM972705v1, whole genome shotgun sequence:
TGGTTTCTGTCCAGTGAGTAATTGGACATGAAAGACATCAATCCATCCACCATTTGCTATTGAAATAATGAGGGTAAGAATGGAGTAAGAAACATAAGTTTCCGTTGGTCTGGTGATCCAATCCTTGTTTGTACACAGTTTATGAGATAATTCTGCACTATAAAAGTAAAGTTGGGCTTTGTCATCGGAGAGAGGATTAATAGAGAAGCTAGATGGGAGAGATGCTTGGAGGGATTCTCGATATCTAGCTATGAATAACTAAATGAAAACCGTTCGACAATCACCATTGCACTCCAATTAAATTAAGGATGAACACGGGCTAGCAATGGTTTAGAATTATCATGTTTTGTCGGTGTTGGAGTCTTGTTTGGTATTGGAGGGCAGGTGCTTCTTGCTTGCACAGTGTCAcagtcatgcttgtccagggcgtgttgcccatggccgcatgactgcctccacctctttttattatgttttcatcctatgtatttccttttgctaggtAGTTAGGTTTATATGTTCTTTTCTTAGTGAGTGACCGCTCGCCCATTTCCATATGTAAGGGTAGCGGAtgtatttttgttcaaaatgcattatatggggataagactaaccatcacttccccatacccggagtagtatgttataaagttgttgttgttgcttattgctttctagcctactacaatctttctcttctctattcCTACAATCAAACTGTTtatgaaaaccttttctccaaacccgttttatGAAACCGTTTTCTCCAAAAACaggggtggaggttgcaagaggcaccCGGTGTGCCATTGGCTGTTCGTATTtgaattggctgacttgttcgtgagcgggaacaagtgtcGGACAATCGTTAAGTGAAGCTTCAGGAAGTGCGATTGTGACACACAGCAACACTGTATGTCGGTGGGTTAGTGGTGGAAGATGTATTGTAAAATGAGCCAGGCTTCCTGGGGTAGTCAGAtacaaaagagaagaaagaaaaccaCCCTTCTTTGTTTTCCATAGTTGGGACGAGGATATTGGTGTGGCGGCCGAATTGTTCCAATAAGGTGATCTCTGCAAAATAACCATACTTGTTATTGTGTTTTTCAATTCAAAGGATATCACCTTCATCATTTAACTTTCGGAAGAACTTATGGTTGCAAGGATCTTTGAAAAGAGAGTTGAATGAAGAGGCAAGCCATTCAAGAGAATTCCATGAGACAAAAAATGAGTGAATGTTGGATTGAGTTTGTTCAGAAAGCTTGAAATGTTTCCCACTAGTTGGTACAACCAGAGAGAGGGAGAAAAGTTTTCAAGTGACGGTGGAAGGAGCGGTGGATGAGGCATGGTGGACAGAGCTAAATATGAAATGGGGAGAGGGGGGAGAGCATTTTTCCACAGAGAgattttcttataataaagtacaaaaatatTAATGAACATTTAAAATGCAGATCTTCCAAAGAAATTGTCCAATCAGTAGAGCACAAGCGGCTAGTTTGTTCTTTTTGGtccccccccctccccctccTCTTCCTCCTCTGTATGTTTAAGTAGATGTTCTACATGTTATTTCTTCTATAAGGTTGAGTTAGTCTCTTAGTCCTAGTGGTTTTACGACTgaattcttccatttttttttgggTACTCTTAAGCAGGATGTTATGGCTATGATCCATGAGTTCTTTTCTTCTAACATTATTAATGCATCTATGAACGAGACTTGCATCGGTTTGATTGTAAAGAAAATTGACTCTAAATTGATTGTTGATTTTTGTCCTATCAGTTTCATTCCTCGTTCATCCAAGATTATTGCTCAATCTTTGTCTAATTGTTTAAAGCTTGTTCTTCCTTCTACCATTGTTGAAACTAAACTAGCCTTTGTTGCCAATAATCAGATTCTAGATGCCTTTTTAATGGCAAGAACTAATTGATGATTGGATTGCCCCTCATAGGGAAAGTGTTCTCAAACTAGATCTAGAAAAGGCATCCGATACAATTGATTGGGACTATCTGGATGTAGTTTTCAAGCTAAAGGTTTTGGTACTCTTTGGCGGTCATGGATTAGAGGCTGTATCTCTAATGCTAACAATTTTACCATCATAAATGGTAGACCTCGAGGGAAGATCATCCCATTTCGTGACATTCTACAAGATGACCCCCTCTCgcctttcttatttattttggtttatgATGTCTTAGTCAACTTTTGGCCCATAGTGCTCATTTAGGTAATATTCCAACAAATCCAATTGGTGCATCCTCCTATTTGAACCATCCTCAATTTAATGACACACCCTTCTGTTTTTTATTGATGATCAACTACTTTGGATCATCTCTTTGAGATTGTTAATATCTTTTAGAAGGTGTCGGGTTTAACAATCAATCTCTCTAACAGCAAACTAGTTGGGATTCATATTGTTGACTCTGAGATGGATAGATCTTGCCTACTTTTGGATGCAAAGAACAGGATCATTGGCCTTTAACCTATCTCAATTTTCACTTGGGAGGTAATTCTAAATCCTACTCTTTTTGGCAACCTATTAGCGAGCGCATTCAACACAAACTTCATAATTGGAAGTATGTTTTTATCTTGAAGCGTAGTTAGACATAAGCTTATAAGGCAACTCCGTTGGAAACCAAGGTAGTATGAGCTAcctttgtcccacattggttcgaatgggatgaccaatgtggtacttaagtggTTGGTTCTCTCACCTCAATAGTTGGTTTTTAAGGTGTGGTTCTCCAAGGTGTTTGAGTACCTAACAAACTCTTGCTAGTACGCTAACTAATTACTTATCTTTGTTTTGTCTTCCAACTAAGGTCTCAAAGATTTTGGATATGTAGatttgtgatttttttcttAGAAGGTTCTCATGGCGATGGAGATATACATAATGTGAATTAGGAGACTACTCAACTTCCAAAATTGAGGTCTAGTTGGTAATTTTTGTCATTATAATGGATATCTTTGGATATTTCATTtaatcaatgaaattgtttctcatcccaaaaaaaattcaacatcATAATTATGCTTTATTGGCTAGATGGAAATGGAGATTTCTTATGGAAGAGCATGCTTCATTGAAGAAGCTTACTGATGCATATCATAAGTAAAGTTTGTCTGTACGATGGAGGAAATATACAGTGAAGTATTGGCTTCAGTGCACTCTCTACCGTTAAGATAGCCCATTGAAGTGCCAGCTTAGTTTGTATTATTTAGtggttttttgttattttttgttttgttattctCTAAATCTGTTGACTGAGAAATAGTCCAGTACTTTTCAGTTTGATGAAAGATCGTAGGAGCTTTCTTCCCAAGCCTTTATTATATGGCTAGGGacaattatttttcatatataaaagTTAAGGGTTTCTCCTGCAAAATTCCTCTGTTATTTGTTACTTTTCTTTCATCTCGAATGTTCAAATCTACCGGTTTTAATTTCACTCTTTTCCATGAGAATAATATGGATGATTCATAAACATGCATTCAATCATATCCAAATCAAACAATTCCAATAATAATTGAATAACAAACCTGCCGGATGCTCATTTTCCAGTTCTCGAGATATTTGGTCTTGATTCTTtttaagtttctttttcttcttcacccCACCTACTTTCACATCAAGAGCTTTCCCTTTAAGCTTCAACTTCCCACCAACAACATTATCGTAGGAAGACATTGCCTATTAAAAGGGGAAGAGATTCCTTCAAGGAGATAAAAAGTCATACGAAGTACAAAATTTCAACAAGCTACAGAAAGATGTTTTTGCCCTTATTGGTGCAGATAAGGTGGAAAATACAACTGCAGTATCATATTGTGTATATTTCAATGAACAAATAATAACCAGCAAAAAACATGGAAAccgaaaaggaaaatataaaaactaggtctttttttttcaatcatcTTGGTAGTCAGTTAACCTTAGGCTGTACTTGGAACTTTGCTGTTCTTCGAAAGGCAACAAGAGAAGTAGATAGAATAATAGACTTGTAAGGAAGGAAAATTCAACAAAGTTATGGTGATGGTTGAAAATCACATCTCATAAATCGTAACCATAAATACATAAACTGAAGGTAAAAGAAAAGGGAGAAAGTGAAAGCAAGGGTTCGAACTTCAGAATCAAACCTAGAGGACCAAAGAAAATTTCTCTCCACTTCTGAGGACGAGATTCAACTACTGCAACGACGCAGATTCCAATTTGCTTCAACTACTTTCCTATCATGAACAAAAATGCTTTTGTTCTTCCTCGCTGCTACGGGCGGAGGGTGGGTATAGAATTTTCCTTCCGAACTAATCCGACCCGTTACTCGCTGCACTCATAGAGATGGCGTTTTCCCGACTGCGCTCATCTTACATTTTACATCGAGAAATAGGAACGCTGAGTTTTATGTTACGGACCAACTTTTCTTGTACCAATAGCCTCATTTGGAAGAGTCAAACGTACAATGATCTCCAATAGAGATAGTAATGGAAAGGGACCTTCCGTTTATATCATAAGCATGTGATTTTATCGATTCATCCTTGAGATATATCCCTCGCGTCTATCAATACGAatttactcgatcctcgatggcTCGTCACACGTTCATTAATGCACGGTCACTCGATACCCAGCATCATGGTCACTCGATACGGCTGCAATCGACacgtgtatactcgatcatatcaaCATCATACTCGATGatcgattattttgaattcaaaacctGTTTGAAGTCTATTATTTCATCACTTCCCATGAGCTCAAATTATTCTCTCTGTTTATCCGATTGTATATCCTTCGATGATAAGATCTCTACACTCGAAACTCCACTATCACTACATCAGATAACATTCTTCTCCTTGTTTGTAGTTTAACTCATCTATCATTAGATAACATTCTTTTCGTTTTTTGTATTTTGGCATCATTTACTCAAAACTCGACTATCTCTGCATCATGTTCCTCGATATACGTTTGCATGTTGCTCGATACTCGACCGACACAGTTTTCATTTCTATTTTCATATCTTGCATGTTTGGCAAGACTTTGAGTttgtttcatttcaattttcaaatttttgttattttggacTGTTTAGAGTTTAGGGTTTGAGTTGGATAATGCATGAAGGTAGAAAATCAAACTGAATGCTCGACAATCGGCCATCTAGTCACTTGTAATGTAGTGAGTAAGGGACACCATGTAGCATGTATCGGGTATCGAGAAAACGAGTATCGAGAAATCGAGTATCTTGTATCGTGCATCAAGAAACGTGCATCATGTTTCGAGTATTGAACATAATTCTTATTTTTCCCTGTTTTTTGTTATTATGTGCAGGATGGCTAGACAATTTAAGATTCCTCCCCATGATCGTTTCGCAAGCCAAGCGACCAGGTCATCCTCTCACAATGGGACAACTAACAAGATTGTGAAAGAGAAACTTACTCCCACTCAGCTTGCCCTCTTCAGGAAGATTGTATTTGGTCGATTTGTGGACTTGGACATTATCTTCAACAGTCCATTGGTCCACTGCATTTTATTAAGGGAGGTTGAAGACCATAGGAAGGATTCAATGGCATTCGATTTGAATGGTATAATTGTAACATTCACCAAAGAAGACTTCCTATTGATGACAGGATTGTGGTGGTCACCCAATTCAGTAGTTGTGAGGAGGGTTGAAGGAACTGAATCTCTACATAATAGGTACTTGGGAAATGACTTCGCAGGGGGCATCCATATTGGTACCTTAGAGACAATGTACAAGGAGATGGAGTGTGATAATGATATGGATGTTGTGAAGATGACACTAGTCTACTACATTGAATTGGCTATGATGGGAAGGGAGAAGACGAGGACCAATATCGACAAGACCTTATTAATTGACGTGGAAGATTTAGATTACTTCAACTCCATGGATTGGAGAAATGTTTTGTGGGAGAGGACCTTACTTGGACTACAAGGAGGATTGAGTGGCAAGACCGAGAACTACGAAAAAAGGTCCAAGATCAATAAAAACTAACTCGTCAAGTATAACCTAGTGGGGTTTCCTCATGCTTTTCAGGTAATATCCATTCATTAGCCATATGAGATCTACTAATTGTAGTGTTAATGTCACTTACTACTTATGCTTGTCTTATAATCGTTTATGAATTATGATAGCAGTGAGCACACGAGATCATTTCAACGGCTGTCGGAAAAGTTGCAACCCGACTCAATGAACATGTCGTACCTCTATTTCTGAGGTGGAAGTGTACATACTCATTCCCAACTAAAACAATAGTGCGAGACGTGTTTGAGTCCATCAAGGTTAGTGTATTACATCATAATTTACTTAGATTTAAGGTGAATGACACATATAACTAACAAATTATTCATTGTTTTGTATAGACAAGGATCACACCCACATCATTGATCATGTCCAATAGGGAGAGGCGATATATGGACACTAGGGTCGATGATCGACCCGTATACGGGCGCATTGATGCCGAACTATTAGGGTTgttgccctaaagtcttgtgtcctgtagtttgtaaacagtttgtacaaacgcttgtgatgtttatgaaggaattcttattcaagagtacctatgagcgaaagcggatctttccaattcattttgacagaatttccacatatacattcgaACATACTAAAATGCATTCATGATGCTAAAATATTGACATGCTCAAAAGAACAgtaaataagagatcgagagatcataccagttgaagacttattcttcacaACAAATCTCACTTTTGCTGAGGCGGTAAGCTATTGCTCAGCAAAACCCAAtcatctacctcgaacaatctcCACACGAACAAAAGGAAAcgaagatgacaccaccactcagagccctcagtattcttggagtgagaatccaaatggtggactttgttcggatttggtagagggaaggaggtaaagagatcgtatacaacgatcaagcaagtggaagaaagaTTCGTCTATCGTATANAAcgaagatgacaccaccactcagagccctcagtattcttggagtgagaatccaaatggtggactttgttcggatttggtagagggaaggaggaaagagATCATATACAACAATCAAGGAAGTAGAAGATAGGCTCGTCaatcatatagacaaaatgcttgatcgtttaggtgaagtatatgatcgtttagcgaagtatacgatcgtgtaggaaataggtAAGCgctcatctaaacgatcgtgtaggaaaaggtaagcgatcgtctaaacaatcatgtagaaaaactaagcaatcgtctatacgatcatttagtaaatatcggagctaaacaatcgcttaggaaaaggtaaacgatcgtttagtaaatagcgcgcgTGGGTGTAATCATTTAACAATATCgtataggtaaacgatcatttaggcacTATCGTATTGGCACATATTTTCTAAGTGATGACACactttaacacaatgtccgtGTATCCCATACTTAACATACCATGAGCTATTTATGggtctcaaagtgatctttcaacttactcatccgttatcAAAACAGAAGAAACGTCGTCCCAATACCcttttaaccgtccaattaagagacaatgaatatgatcacatcatattcataatttatgaattaatatcatatactgatcatagtatttttcctccactagatataaatcatatttatatctaatttcctccaaattaatgtatctcatacataaagttaattatatcatatataattaactagttcaattatatcatatataatcgaactccctcttgtcaatttgaacatttcaaattgacccaaaaactaactttcaacttgtatccaagctaccaaggggaccttatagacctatggctcgaagctccaacagtacgtgaataactgactaaactctttagtcacgatatccaccatttgttaactgtcaggcattctgatgacaaaaattaatgaacgcaattatgcaatgcatgtcttaaggtatgcgttgatactcatgcgtcggtgatcatgcattggaatgaaactatgcgttaacgaatgtatgcgatgaccatgcgttcccatcacaagttttcttgcattcacgcgaagtataacgtgaacgcaagtttcttcggtgatccgaggtcgaactccgagacttgtaactaaatgttatgctgtaatgtgtttgcggcggttgaataaaagaatgatggaggatataagctataaactacttctactcctatctaacagacaaagcattgGAAGTATGCATGAGAGGTACAGACACGGaaactgttgacgcgtagtaaatgcatggaaaaatagagaaaatgtgaagatgtcttcatcgcaaccctaagcttggccgcaagggcaacctcagccaacgcaagctatgcgatcatgctacacacacttgtgcctaattctaggacgcatgccatgtatatgcgataatgtcgagaagcctatgcctaagcctccataacccgctcacgtgctctcacacataagcgtgatgaccacataccaccatatcctacttttggacgcatgcaatatcctatccgtagggtgcatacactgtgtaatagcaaacagagcttatctttaagttccccattcttgcttatgcattccaatctgctctcccgagtcttagatttggtttttaaactattctctcaagtatgcctaaatgatgaatgatgcgctcataagacaagataatcacataaacTTAGCtgatgtaagattattcctatctctagtgaatacttgcttacattgcttaatgcgaccaaccacttaccctctcgggcaattagttgttgttgactttactcatagacaagcgttgtgtccgcctatagacaaacattgctacagcttcacactaagcaaataaggttttctcacaatactcacgcaatgcacacctcccaatggtttgctacatgtttcatatttctatgccacatgattaagtatgcgatactctaacaatctcactaagtaatgcaatgaatgttaaagatgctaagcaaagaaagatggagatggaatcgaaggaaacatagaaatgcattgaacacacaatgtattaatttcttaatccaaaatgtaatacaatacaatataagaaaagaagagaaattgaAATGACcagttggaagcaatgtcttgcttccagtagatgtgtgtcaaggctgtcggtgtgccatggaagggcggtggagctgactctctcgaaaTCTAACTTCGTTGATGGCTCCGAtcatcactcagaatggatgaaggagatgaagaactcttgaGATTTTTTCTAttgctttggtctggatcacaaggatccacccgaaggtaggaAACCTTGGATGGTCTGAAGTTATGCtcagcggcttctatttatagagcttgatcatcgacaacattaatggagaTTTTGACATTCGCGATGTAATGGTTCTTTTctaaatctctgctgctaacggtgtggtaggtgaactgtcaacatcagcttttgattttcccgagatatgcgtttatgcttccattccaccaaccttgcattcgtccctctattatggttatcatcgtgtagcTGCAATCTTGCACTGACTGCATTCGGTTGATTACCACAACTTATGCACGATGACCACAATCACTTGATGAttgcaactcctatgcgatggacgtgcgattgattaccgcaacaccaaTGCGTTGAACGTATGCGTTTGCATTTACGATGGAgaatttctccgcatgcggtcgtctatgcgatagcccgTCTTCCACGTCTGCGTCCGTTTTCTGTgttaactacaaaaatagacaattgaacgcataataacacataatagtgggttagccaagattcttaatgccgaatgacgcaaactcattttcttatgaatttctaacatattctgcttaatagccctcataattttaaataaaaggcctaagatgacgtgcatttctgcatgtcaccatattccactaaagaccaacagttgaactcttcttgccatagatatatttctatgtccattggatataaccaatcatcaatacgatgacccttcacaaatgctcgtaattacagtaggctaatttaccgttttgcccctatagttacattttactccttaagtactactgatccctctaatgaacaatacaacatagtcctactatgtgtgaacatctctcgggccatAAGAAGGTGCgtggtgccacatcattcaagccccggatcagcccttaagagagcaatttatctatttacccctgcttcggggaataagtgaattctatcttatgaagctgaattcccagctcccaaatcagatgaatccccaaagtggtaggtttgagtcggcactTTGGCCaatcgcacccatgcaaatcaaaggaccgccctcaatggcagaagttctcaactcactcaggattggggtcatgttatctatggtcatcctagtgaagtgaagtctttatcatgaacggagttatatgacgagacgttaacacttcgaggtcaggtcttatataaaatctttgtataggacacccctgctcgcatgtcccctatacNgttaacacttcgaggtcaggtcttatataaaatctttgtataggacacccctgctcgcatgtcccctatacgaatgatcaggatcagaccatctgttacaaatcataacacttataactattccacaaagcggtcGCGTtcgtagtattaccaggataaggtccttcatatatccatatactacagatcattttggttgtcacttaagacatgatccacttgtatgtcactacatacatgtttaagttacataaacaCAACcaaggatattaagtttattggtttgtggtaaaataaaaacatctaaatgtgcaaagtcaagaagtgaagtaaatatcatgatatttacttcacttcttgactttgcacatttagatattttatttactttaccacaaaccaataaactaaagtccctaattgtctttatgtaacttaagcatgtatgtggtgacatacaagtggattatgtcttaaatgataaccaaaatggtctgtagtgtaTGGATATataagggaaaccttatcctggtaacgctacggatgtagCCCACTTCGTGgcatagttacaagtgttgtgacttgtcacagatggtatgatcctgatcattcgtgttgggggaCATGCTAGTGAGGGCGTcttgtacaaagagtttgtattagacctaaccacgaagtgttaacgtctcgttatataacaccattcatgatagagaattcacttcactagaaagatcataggtaacatgacctcaatcctgagtgagttgggaacttctgtcattgagggcggtcctttgatttgcatagatgcgagtggccagttcgctgattcaaacctaccactttggggatttttctgatttgggagcttagaactcagctacacaagatggaatttactcattccctgcagcagaggtaagtagatagatagctcccttaagggctgatcccagggcttgaacgatgtggcgtcgcgtaccttctcttggccgaaaggtgttcacacatagtaagactatgttgtattgttcattagagggatcagtggtacttatggagtgagatgtaactataggggcaaaaaggTAAATTGACCTAGccatacttacgagcatctgtgaagggttattgtacttatgattggttatatccgatggacacataaatatatctgtggtaagaagagttccgctgtcagtctttagtggaatgcttgatagttaacggatggtggatcttatagctaaagagtttagtcagctattcacgtaccgttggagcttcgagccatagatccataaggtctccttggtagcttggatacaagttgagaattagtttttggggtagtttgaaatgttcaaattgacaacagggagtttgattatatagttaattgtatataatatgatt
This window contains:
- the LOC120078991 gene encoding uncharacterized protein LOC120078991, which encodes MKVENQTECSTIGHLVTCNVVSKGHHVACIGYRENEYREIEMARQFKIPPHDRFASQATRSSSHNGTTNKIVKEKLTPTQLALFRKIVFGRFVDLDIIFNSPLVHCILLREVEDHRKDSMAFDLNGIIVTFTKEDFLLMTGLWWSPNSVVVRRVEGTESLHNRYLGNDFAGGIHIGTLETMYKEMECDNDMDVVKMTLVYYIELAMMGREKTRTNIDKTLLIDVEDLDYFNSMDWRNVLWERTLLGLQGGLSGKTENYEKRSKINKN